In the Phaseolus vulgaris cultivar G19833 chromosome 7, P. vulgaris v2.0, whole genome shotgun sequence genome, one interval contains:
- the LOC137827756 gene encoding ras-related protein RABA5a isoform X1, with translation MALPNEEEKTEDYLFKIVLIGDSAVGKSNLLARFARDEFYPNSKSTIGVEFQTQKMDINGKEVKAQIWDTAGQERFRAVTSAYYRGAVGALLVYDISRRQTFDSIGRWLNELHTHSDMNVVTILVGNKSDLKDAREVATAEGKSLAEAQGLFFMETSALDSSNVAAAFETVVKEIYNILSRKVMMSQELNKQDVARIENGKTVVLQGEAEQEAEAAAATDVEPAKGCC, from the exons ATGGCTTTACCTAATGAAGAAGAGAAGACTGAGGACTACCTTTTCAAGATTGTTTTAATTGGTGATTCAGCTGTTGGGAAATCAAATTTACTTGCACGATTTGCCAGGGATGAGTTTTATCCTAATTCGAAATCAACTATAGGAGTAGAGTTTCAAACTCAAAAGATGGATATTAATGGAAAGGAAGTTAAAGCACAGATATGGGACACTGCTGGGCAGGAGAGGTTCAGAGCTGTTACATCTGCATATTATAGGGGTGCAGTTGGAGCTCTTCTTGTGTATGACATCAGCCGGCGCCAAACATTTGATAGCATAGGCCGATGGCTTAATGAACTCCATA CTCACTCTGACATGAACGTTGTTACAATACTTGTCGGGAACAAGTCAGATCTTAAAGATGCAAGGGAAGTGGCTACAGCTGAAGGCAAGTCCTTGGCTGAGGCACAGGGTTTGTTCTTCATGGAGACATCAGCTCTGGATTCATCAAATGTAGCAGCTGCTTTTGAAACCGTTGTAAAGGAGATCTACAACATCTTAAGTCGGAAGGTTATGATGTCTCAAGAGCTCAACAAACAGGATGTTGCCCGAATTGAAAATGGAAAGACTGTTGTTCTACAAGGGGAAGCTGAACAAGAAGCagaagcagcagcagcaacagATGTCGAGCCAGCAAAAGGTTGTTGTTGA
- the LOC137827756 gene encoding ras-related protein RABA5a isoform X2: MALPNEEEKTEDYLFKIVLIGDSAVGKSNLLARFARDEFYPNSKSTIGVEFQTQKMDINGKEVKAQIWDTAGQERFRAVTSAYYRGAVGALLVYDISRRQTFDSIGRWLNELHNLKDAREVATAEGKSLAEAQGLFFMETSALDSSNVAAAFETVVKEIYNILSRKVMMSQELNKQDVARIENGKTVVLQGEAEQEAEAAAATDVEPAKGCC; the protein is encoded by the exons ATGGCTTTACCTAATGAAGAAGAGAAGACTGAGGACTACCTTTTCAAGATTGTTTTAATTGGTGATTCAGCTGTTGGGAAATCAAATTTACTTGCACGATTTGCCAGGGATGAGTTTTATCCTAATTCGAAATCAACTATAGGAGTAGAGTTTCAAACTCAAAAGATGGATATTAATGGAAAGGAAGTTAAAGCACAGATATGGGACACTGCTGGGCAGGAGAGGTTCAGAGCTGTTACATCTGCATATTATAGGGGTGCAGTTGGAGCTCTTCTTGTGTATGACATCAGCCGGCGCCAAACATTTGATAGCATAGGCCGATGGCTTAATGAACTCCATA ATCTTAAAGATGCAAGGGAAGTGGCTACAGCTGAAGGCAAGTCCTTGGCTGAGGCACAGGGTTTGTTCTTCATGGAGACATCAGCTCTGGATTCATCAAATGTAGCAGCTGCTTTTGAAACCGTTGTAAAGGAGATCTACAACATCTTAAGTCGGAAGGTTATGATGTCTCAAGAGCTCAACAAACAGGATGTTGCCCGAATTGAAAATGGAAAGACTGTTGTTCTACAAGGGGAAGCTGAACAAGAAGCagaagcagcagcagcaacagATGTCGAGCCAGCAAAAGGTTGTTGTTGA